One Dietzia sp. JS16-p6b genomic window carries:
- a CDS encoding DUF6474 family protein, with translation MGKLTTYRDKRAELRAHAAALKATAMTEAKLAAKETRHKAKEAHRVELAEAKKRAKLAGRNADRKAKREAKRAKRQDALARKASRRDRKAEKTLAKQERATLKREAKFLAKDRKAAEKIEAAGRKHEYQLAEMELKKLEGTKLGKEDVQRWLSLAKVATPVLLPMVYKLVSNAQGSTDRSAAGAVDLRAAGIDATGPGAALGARIVRLEQTLDQLEVDRRGDRQVEDFLASTRSRLKDLRTAVETAETTPTAQRREVHSAISGELDRVNKDVLARLGVTP, from the coding sequence ATGGGCAAGCTGACGACCTACCGCGACAAGCGCGCCGAACTCCGCGCCCACGCCGCCGCGCTCAAGGCCACCGCCATGACCGAGGCCAAGCTCGCCGCCAAGGAGACCCGACACAAGGCCAAGGAGGCGCATCGGGTCGAGCTCGCCGAGGCGAAGAAGCGCGCCAAGCTGGCGGGCAGGAACGCGGACCGGAAGGCCAAGCGGGAGGCCAAGCGCGCCAAGCGGCAGGACGCGCTGGCCCGGAAGGCGTCCCGGAGGGACCGCAAGGCGGAGAAGACCCTCGCCAAGCAGGAACGGGCCACGCTCAAGCGGGAGGCCAAGTTCCTGGCCAAGGACCGGAAGGCGGCCGAGAAGATCGAGGCCGCGGGGCGGAAGCACGAGTACCAACTCGCGGAGATGGAGTTGAAGAAGCTCGAGGGCACCAAACTCGGCAAGGAGGACGTGCAGCGGTGGCTGAGCCTGGCCAAGGTCGCCACCCCGGTGCTGCTCCCGATGGTCTACAAGCTCGTCTCCAACGCGCAGGGTTCCACCGACAGGTCCGCCGCCGGCGCCGTGGACCTCAGGGCGGCGGGTATCGACGCCACCGGACCGGGAGCCGCTCTCGGTGCCCGCATCGTCCGCCTGGAACAGACCCTCGACCAGCTCGAGGTGGACCGCCGCGGCGATCGGCAGGTCGAGGACTTCCTCGCCTCCACCCGGTCCCGCCTCAAGGATCTGAGGACGGCCGTCGAGACCGCCGAGACCACCCCGACCGCCCAGCGACGCGAGGTGCACTCCGCCATCTCCGGCGAACTCGACCGGGTCAACAAGGACGTCCTCGCCCGCCTCGGCGTCACACCGTGA
- a CDS encoding TM0106 family RecB-like putative nuclease, with product MARERDAGPAWWRTAPLDEGVRLRAMAAADRRAGLRERALRSARPDALVVDVVGDHWTDLPGDVPGDDDEAVTRQALADGAALVWGAALPADRGTGRAGLRCTLAAVPDGGYVPVLVVNHKVVDPRRSRRSSGAVVTRLLDWDPAPDPTLRLRRHPADLDRLVHAWRLLEALGYAASHPVGAVLGLGSARAVVHELDPVLAAADRNHATRLAVLRGELDTVPSRVGECRTCPWWEGWDDRGTSVTGCRDRLVLADDVSLVVGGGQVGAVRAAGVHTVAELAEAGSERPPDWNGEPFSDAVLRARAHRDGEVVVPKVARPTIPRADIEVDVDLESHLDDGAYLWGTLLTLRDGRRLEAEGYRPFATWARLPDPDEGRSFAEFWRWLTGIRDRAEGQGRTFRAYCYSKSAENGWMLSTATRFGPEGTLAEVRGVPSVTEVRGFLSSSQWVDVHEAVATQFVSTSGLGLKVVAPVAGFRWRDPDAGGEASIGWYRDAQASRGVERDSGRERILAYNEDDVRATRAVREWISQQF from the coding sequence GTGGCTCGTGAGCGGGACGCCGGTCCCGCCTGGTGGCGGACGGCCCCGCTCGACGAGGGTGTGCGCCTGCGGGCGATGGCGGCCGCAGATCGCCGCGCCGGACTGCGCGAGCGGGCGCTGCGGAGCGCACGTCCCGACGCGCTGGTGGTGGACGTGGTGGGGGACCACTGGACGGATCTGCCGGGAGACGTCCCGGGTGACGACGACGAGGCGGTCACCCGCCAGGCTCTGGCGGACGGGGCGGCGCTGGTGTGGGGTGCCGCCCTGCCCGCCGACCGCGGCACGGGGAGGGCCGGCCTGCGCTGCACGCTCGCGGCGGTGCCGGACGGAGGTTACGTCCCCGTTCTGGTGGTGAACCACAAGGTCGTGGACCCGCGGCGGAGCCGACGGTCGTCGGGGGCGGTGGTGACCCGCCTGCTCGACTGGGACCCGGCTCCTGATCCGACGCTCCGACTCCGCCGCCACCCGGCGGACCTCGACCGCCTCGTCCACGCGTGGCGCCTCCTCGAGGCGCTGGGGTACGCGGCATCGCACCCGGTCGGGGCCGTGTTGGGACTGGGCTCCGCGCGCGCGGTGGTCCACGAGCTCGACCCGGTCCTGGCCGCGGCCGACCGCAACCACGCAACGCGGCTGGCGGTCCTCCGGGGTGAACTCGACACGGTGCCGAGCCGGGTCGGGGAGTGCCGCACCTGCCCGTGGTGGGAGGGCTGGGACGACCGGGGCACGTCCGTGACGGGGTGCCGTGACCGGTTGGTTCTCGCCGACGACGTGAGCCTGGTGGTGGGCGGAGGGCAGGTCGGAGCGGTCCGCGCGGCCGGCGTCCACACGGTGGCGGAGCTCGCCGAGGCCGGGTCGGAGCGTCCGCCGGACTGGAACGGCGAACCGTTCTCCGATGCGGTCCTGCGGGCCCGTGCGCACCGGGACGGCGAGGTCGTCGTCCCCAAGGTGGCCCGACCGACCATCCCGCGCGCGGACATCGAGGTGGACGTGGATCTCGAGAGCCACCTGGACGACGGCGCCTACCTGTGGGGGACCCTGCTCACCCTGCGGGACGGGCGCCGCCTCGAGGCCGAGGGATACCGTCCTTTCGCGACCTGGGCCCGGCTGCCGGACCCGGACGAGGGGCGCTCGTTCGCGGAATTCTGGCGGTGGCTCACCGGCATCCGGGACAGGGCCGAGGGGCAGGGGCGCACGTTCCGCGCCTACTGCTACTCCAAGTCCGCCGAGAACGGCTGGATGCTCTCGACCGCCACCCGGTTCGGGCCGGAGGGCACGCTGGCCGAGGTCAGGGGCGTGCCCTCGGTGACCGAGGTACGCGGGTTTCTCTCCTCGTCCCAGTGGGTCGACGTCCACGAGGCGGTGGCCACGCAGTTCGTCTCCACCTCCGGTCTCGGACTCAAGGTGGTGGCGCCGGTCGCCGGGTTCCGTTGGCGCGACCCGGACGCCGGGGGAGAGGCGTCGATCGGGTGGTATCGGGACGCGCAGGCCTCGCGGGGGGTCGAGCGGGACTCGGGCAGGGAGCGCATCCTGGCCTACAACGAGGACGACGTCCGGGCGACGAGGGCTGTGCGGGAGTGGATTTCGCAGCAATTCTAA
- a CDS encoding SDR family NAD(P)-dependent oxidoreductase, which produces MDIKGASVIVTGAASGLGNATARSFAEKGAIVFGLDLQQSIDKAVEQGIDEGITLLAADVTSEDDVKAAIAKATEAAPLRVVVNCAGIAPAARIVSKKGVHPLDLFQTCISVNLVGTFNVLRLAAEAMSTQDTVDSDGQRGVIINTASVAAYEGQVGQIAYAASKGGVYSMGICAARDLAQFGIRVNTIAPGTIETPMLRGLTEEFQKTLEASIPFPSRLGRPSDYAQLANAIVEQDYLNGESFRMDGALRMAPR; this is translated from the coding sequence GTGGACATCAAGGGTGCTTCCGTCATCGTCACCGGCGCCGCCTCCGGTCTGGGCAACGCCACCGCTCGTTCGTTCGCCGAGAAGGGGGCGATCGTCTTCGGCCTCGACCTGCAGCAGTCCATCGACAAGGCCGTCGAGCAGGGCATCGATGAGGGGATCACGCTCCTCGCCGCCGATGTCACCAGCGAGGACGACGTCAAGGCCGCCATCGCCAAGGCCACCGAGGCCGCCCCTCTGCGCGTGGTGGTCAACTGCGCGGGCATCGCCCCGGCCGCCCGCATCGTGTCCAAGAAGGGCGTGCACCCCCTGGACCTGTTCCAGACCTGCATCTCGGTGAACCTGGTCGGCACGTTCAACGTGCTGCGTCTCGCCGCCGAGGCGATGTCCACCCAGGACACGGTCGACTCCGACGGCCAGCGCGGCGTGATCATCAACACCGCCTCCGTGGCCGCTTACGAGGGCCAGGTGGGCCAGATCGCCTACGCCGCGTCCAAGGGCGGCGTGTACTCGATGGGCATCTGTGCGGCCCGCGACCTCGCCCAGTTCGGTATCCGCGTCAACACCATCGCCCCGGGCACGATCGAGACCCCGATGCTGCGGGGCCTGACCGAGGAGTTCCAGAAGACCCTCGAGGCCTCGATCCCGTTCCCCTCGCGTCTCGGGCGCCCGTCGGACTACGCCCAGCTGGCGAACGCGATCGTCGAGCAGGACTACCTCAACGGCGAGAGCTTCCGCATGGACGGCGCGCTGCGCATGGCGCCGCGCTGA
- a CDS encoding neutral/alkaline non-lysosomal ceramidase N-terminal domain-containing protein, whose protein sequence is MRSVLPAVASAQSTRMYVGRGIGDMTGESLGAGMNGYADTEQHSVGLHLRQRARAFVFADSPSSPRFLHVTAEIGLVFQSIQQEVLRRLAAEFGDAYHEGNVVITATHTHSAPGGTSGHPMVDLSMLGFRPVTFDANCAGIVDAVRMAHHDLAPSDVGVTTGHLHDAGVNRSRGSFDRDPAEERAHFPTGIDPRSQSLQVTRGGNLVGVINWFASHATSMTTSNRLSSSDNKGYAAWFWEREAAGQDYLAGGTPALVTAFAQTNPGDVSPNLDLQPGRGPTPDEWLNTRINGERQFAAARDQVGRDVRPLGGGIDVRHRWVDMSMVEVRPEFTGDGRTHRTAVAALGAAFAAGSQEDGGGAEELPFTEGDRGGNPAVRAISEVVIPAWLREAHGAKDILLPVVLVPHAIQRVYPFHLVRLGGHYLFSLGFEPTVVAGLRLRRTLAAELAVPEDHVTVQGYSNAYGHYVTTPEEYSAQNYEGGATAFGPWTLPAIQQIAADLARSMRAGAPLDPGTPERDLTGQIPVSPLGNPLVDTPAPLRNFGDVLDPPLPDYRTGQRVTVRFCGTNPNSDLRRGETYLAVERRDGGRWIRVHDDGDWSTMIVFEGLFTVTNALITWDIPPGTPAGEYRVVYTASGRGLDGRLFPVRGESPAFDVR, encoded by the coding sequence TTGCGCTCCGTCCTCCCCGCGGTCGCCTCCGCGCAGTCCACCCGGATGTACGTGGGCCGGGGCATCGGCGACATGACCGGGGAGTCCCTGGGGGCGGGGATGAACGGCTACGCCGACACCGAGCAGCACTCCGTGGGGCTTCACCTGCGTCAGCGGGCCCGGGCGTTCGTCTTCGCCGACTCCCCGTCGTCACCCAGGTTCCTCCACGTCACCGCCGAGATCGGGCTGGTCTTCCAGTCCATCCAGCAGGAGGTCCTCCGACGCCTCGCCGCCGAGTTCGGCGACGCCTACCACGAGGGAAATGTGGTCATCACGGCCACGCACACCCATTCCGCCCCCGGCGGGACGTCCGGTCACCCCATGGTCGACCTCTCGATGCTCGGCTTCCGGCCCGTCACCTTCGACGCCAACTGCGCCGGGATCGTCGACGCGGTCCGCATGGCGCATCACGACCTCGCGCCGTCGGACGTCGGGGTCACGACGGGCCACTTGCACGACGCCGGCGTCAACCGCTCCCGCGGGTCGTTCGACCGGGACCCCGCCGAGGAGCGTGCCCACTTCCCCACCGGAATCGACCCCCGGTCGCAGTCCCTGCAGGTCACCCGGGGCGGGAACCTGGTCGGGGTGATCAACTGGTTCGCCTCGCACGCGACCTCCATGACCACGTCCAACAGGCTCTCCTCGTCGGACAACAAGGGATACGCAGCCTGGTTCTGGGAGCGCGAGGCCGCGGGCCAGGACTATCTGGCCGGCGGAACCCCGGCCCTGGTGACCGCGTTCGCCCAGACGAACCCCGGCGACGTGAGTCCCAACCTCGACCTCCAGCCCGGGCGGGGGCCGACTCCGGACGAGTGGCTCAACACCCGTATCAACGGCGAACGACAGTTCGCCGCCGCACGCGACCAGGTGGGCCGGGACGTCCGCCCGCTCGGGGGTGGCATCGACGTCCGTCACCGCTGGGTCGACATGTCGATGGTCGAGGTGCGGCCGGAGTTCACCGGCGACGGCCGCACCCACCGAACCGCCGTCGCAGCGCTCGGCGCGGCGTTCGCCGCGGGCAGCCAGGAGGACGGAGGGGGCGCCGAGGAACTGCCCTTCACCGAAGGGGACCGGGGTGGGAACCCCGCGGTCAGAGCCATCTCCGAGGTCGTGATCCCCGCCTGGTTACGAGAGGCGCACGGCGCGAAGGACATACTCCTGCCCGTGGTCCTGGTGCCGCACGCCATCCAGCGCGTCTATCCGTTCCACCTCGTCCGACTGGGTGGGCACTACCTGTTCAGCCTGGGTTTCGAGCCGACCGTCGTGGCTGGCCTACGCCTGCGTCGGACACTGGCCGCCGAGCTCGCCGTCCCCGAGGACCACGTCACCGTGCAGGGGTACTCCAACGCCTACGGGCACTACGTCACGACCCCGGAGGAGTACTCGGCCCAGAACTACGAGGGCGGCGCCACCGCCTTCGGACCGTGGACACTGCCCGCCATCCAGCAGATCGCCGCCGACCTCGCTCGGTCGATGCGGGCCGGGGCGCCGCTGGACCCGGGAACCCCCGAGCGGGACCTCACCGGACAGATCCCCGTCTCCCCGCTGGGCAACCCGCTCGTCGACACCCCGGCGCCGCTGCGGAACTTCGGGGACGTGCTGGACCCTCCCCTGCCCGACTATCGGACGGGTCAGCGGGTCACGGTGCGGTTCTGCGGTACGAACCCCAACTCCGACCTTCGACGGGGTGAGACCTACCTCGCCGTGGAGCGCCGGGACGGCGGTCGGTGGATCCGGGTCCACGACGACGGCGACTGGTCCACCATGATCGTGTTCGAGGGGCTGTTCACGGTGACCAACGCCCTCATCACCTGGGACATCCCGCCGGGCACCCCGGCCGGTGAGTACCGGGTGGTGTACACCGCCTCGGGCCGCGGCCTCGACGGTCGACTGTTCCCCGTGCGGGGGGAGAGCCCGGCCTTCGACGTGCGCTGA
- a CDS encoding superoxide dismutase, which produces MAEYVLPDLAYDYGALEPHISAEIMELHHSKHHATYVKGANDALEQLAAAREDGTISTKAPLLSKNLAFHLGGHTNHSVFWQNMSPDGGDKPEGELASAIDAEFGSFDKFQAHFNAAATTLQGSGWAVLGWDHIGQRLIIQQLTDQQGNISINMTPLLMLDMWEHAFYLQYKNVKPDYVKAWWNVVNWADVAERYAAAKS; this is translated from the coding sequence ATGGCCGAGTACGTTCTTCCCGACCTCGCCTATGACTACGGCGCGCTGGAGCCGCACATCTCCGCCGAGATCATGGAGCTCCACCACTCCAAGCACCACGCCACCTACGTCAAGGGCGCCAACGACGCGCTCGAGCAGTTGGCCGCGGCGCGCGAGGACGGCACCATCTCCACCAAGGCCCCGCTGCTCAGCAAGAATCTCGCCTTCCATCTCGGCGGCCACACCAACCACTCGGTGTTCTGGCAGAACATGTCGCCCGACGGTGGCGACAAGCCCGAGGGCGAGCTGGCCTCCGCCATCGACGCCGAGTTCGGGTCCTTCGACAAGTTCCAGGCCCACTTCAACGCCGCCGCCACCACCCTGCAGGGTTCCGGCTGGGCGGTCCTGGGATGGGACCACATCGGCCAGCGCCTGATCATCCAGCAGCTGACCGACCAGCAGGGCAACATCTCGATCAACATGACCCCGCTGCTCATGCTGGACATGTGGGAGCACGCCTTCTACCTCCAGTACAAGAACGTCAAGCCGGACTACGTCAAGGCCTGGTGGAACGTCGTGAACTGGGCGGACGTCGCGGAGCGCTACGCCGCCGCCAAGAGCTGA
- a CDS encoding NUDIX domain-containing protein, with amino-acid sequence MDHQDSTSLRVISVSAVVVRRPDGSVVTVRKKGTDRFMLPGGKWEPGEAPLDCAVRELDEELGVPLAPERLTPLGRFDTAAANEPGFRLVSEVFTVETDLPVEPRAEIAEARWLTPTELRTVAVLREDECAPWAPLLVRVVREGLWWGRGSESDDRDEREEQ; translated from the coding sequence GTGGATCATCAAGATTCGACCTCTCTCCGCGTCATCTCCGTCTCCGCGGTGGTGGTGAGGCGTCCGGACGGGTCGGTGGTGACCGTGCGCAAGAAGGGCACGGACCGATTCATGCTCCCCGGGGGGAAGTGGGAGCCGGGTGAGGCCCCGCTGGACTGCGCGGTCCGCGAGCTCGACGAGGAACTGGGCGTGCCTCTCGCTCCGGAACGGCTGACCCCGCTCGGACGCTTCGACACCGCGGCGGCGAACGAGCCCGGGTTCAGATTGGTCTCCGAGGTGTTCACCGTGGAGACCGACCTGCCTGTGGAGCCCCGGGCGGAGATCGCCGAGGCGCGCTGGCTGACGCCGACGGAGCTGCGGACCGTGGCGGTTCTCCGAGAGGATGAGTGTGCACCATGGGCCCCGCTCCTGGTCAGGGTGGTGCGTGAAGGGTTGTGGTGGGGCCGCGGCTCAGAGAGCGACGATCGCGACGAGCGCGAGGAGCAGTAG
- the msrA gene encoding peptide-methionine (S)-S-oxide reductase MsrA — MGWLQDAIRHSTMRTATEVIDADSALPGRPDPVAVAPTNIVTGNPMVPPFPDGHESIVLGMGCFWGAEKILWQLDGVWTTAVGYAGGWTPNPTYEETCTGATGHTEAVLVVFDPEVLPVERLLATFFEWHDPTQGMRQGNDRGTQYRSAVFTTTTAQLDTARRVAAAYQKELDAAGYGPLTTEFGLLSEVRSGEFAYAEDYHQQYLIKNPGGYDCHVRSGVACPI, encoded by the coding sequence ATGGGCTGGTTACAGGACGCGATACGACACTCGACGATGCGGACCGCGACCGAGGTGATCGACGCCGACTCGGCACTGCCGGGCAGGCCCGACCCGGTCGCGGTGGCGCCGACCAACATCGTCACCGGCAACCCGATGGTGCCCCCGTTCCCCGACGGGCACGAGTCGATCGTGCTGGGGATGGGGTGCTTCTGGGGGGCGGAGAAGATCCTCTGGCAGCTCGACGGGGTGTGGACCACCGCGGTCGGGTACGCGGGCGGATGGACGCCCAATCCCACCTACGAGGAGACCTGCACGGGCGCGACGGGGCACACCGAGGCGGTTCTCGTGGTGTTCGATCCCGAGGTCCTGCCCGTCGAGCGGCTCCTCGCCACGTTCTTCGAATGGCACGACCCCACCCAGGGCATGAGGCAGGGCAACGACCGGGGAACGCAGTACCGATCCGCCGTGTTCACCACCACGACCGCTCAGCTGGACACGGCCCGGCGTGTGGCGGCCGCCTATCAGAAGGAACTCGACGCCGCGGGGTACGGCCCTCTGACCACCGAATTCGGGTTGCTCAGTGAAGTTCGGTCCGGCGAGTTCGCCTACGCCGAGGACTACCACCAGCAGTACCTGATCAAGAACCCCGGTGGATACGACTGCCACGTCCGCAGCGGAGTGGCCTGCCCGATCTGA
- a CDS encoding cold-shock protein, whose translation MATGTVKWFNADKGFGFIAPDDGSADVFAHFSAINGSGYRSLEENQQVSFDVAQGAKGLQAENITPM comes from the coding sequence ATGGCTACCGGTACCGTGAAGTGGTTCAACGCCGACAAGGGCTTCGGCTTCATCGCCCCCGACGACGGCTCCGCCGACGTCTTCGCGCACTTCTCCGCCATCAACGGCTCGGGCTACCGCTCGCTCGAGGAGAACCAGCAGGTCTCCTTCGACGTCGCGCAGGGCGCCAAGGGCCTGCAGGCGGAGAACATCACCCCGATGTGA
- a CDS encoding pyruvate kinase gives MYSDLTSELDSILGDLAPGRATRARDVERVHPTHRRGAENLVDYASLRRHDLRDLQDRLLDVGVSPLVGCEDDVEAALRAARAALAALEGQDPSRFADRKTTAQARSAGDAALAAHAKALLGAPRPGRSGRVMVTLPASAADDPGLVVSLAERGMGLARINCAHDDPTRWEAMIAGVRAAERAVGRRIPISMDLAGPKVRTGPVALGAPVGRARVTREPGGGVVEPARLWITRDGIDPAPPPTRGRPPLCVRVDPRWLAGRRPGDVIEVPDARRLRRRFTVVSVDDGGVLAEGDRNAWVRDGTLIDCDFERTRVRGIPAVPQRIRVHSGDRILLTVDMEPVDPPRSGAEIRLGCALPAVVEALAVGDRVLFDDGVISAEVVETATPGATDAPWARLEVVRCREGGRWLGSEKGINVPGLEMDTPALTEEDRQSLDFASRHADLVALSFVRTRRDVADAVEALESAASESGRELGLLLKIETRQAYRALPDLLLEAMRHERIGVMIARGDLAVEMGFESLSEIPRNITLMCQAARVPVVLATQVLESLAKTGIPSRAEISDAGSAQRSECVMLNKGPYVAEAIETLDVIHSRMGRIQRKALPLMRHVDSWD, from the coding sequence GTGTACTCCGATCTGACGAGTGAACTCGACTCCATCCTGGGCGATCTCGCACCCGGCCGCGCGACGAGGGCGCGGGACGTGGAGCGTGTGCACCCGACCCACCGCCGGGGCGCTGAGAACCTCGTCGACTACGCGAGCCTGCGCCGACACGACCTCCGGGATCTGCAGGACCGACTGCTCGACGTGGGCGTCTCCCCTCTGGTCGGTTGTGAGGACGACGTGGAGGCGGCTCTCCGGGCCGCGCGGGCCGCGTTGGCCGCGCTCGAGGGGCAGGACCCGTCGCGGTTCGCGGATCGCAAGACCACCGCTCAGGCCCGCTCCGCCGGGGACGCGGCGCTGGCTGCGCATGCAAAGGCCCTGCTGGGTGCGCCGCGCCCCGGGAGGTCGGGTCGGGTGATGGTGACGTTGCCGGCGTCGGCCGCCGATGATCCCGGACTCGTCGTGAGCCTGGCCGAACGGGGAATGGGGTTGGCCCGGATCAACTGCGCTCACGACGACCCGACGCGGTGGGAGGCGATGATCGCCGGGGTCCGCGCCGCCGAGCGCGCCGTGGGCAGGAGGATCCCGATCTCCATGGACCTGGCCGGCCCGAAGGTGCGGACCGGGCCGGTGGCCCTGGGTGCACCGGTGGGCAGGGCGCGGGTCACCCGGGAACCGGGAGGCGGGGTGGTCGAGCCCGCGCGCCTGTGGATCACCCGCGACGGCATCGATCCGGCGCCGCCCCCGACCCGCGGCCGCCCCCCGCTGTGCGTCCGGGTGGACCCGCGGTGGCTCGCGGGCCGGAGGCCCGGGGACGTGATCGAGGTCCCCGATGCACGGCGGCTGCGCCGACGCTTCACCGTGGTGTCCGTGGATGACGGTGGAGTCCTCGCGGAGGGTGATCGCAACGCGTGGGTGCGCGACGGCACGCTGATCGACTGCGACTTCGAGCGCACCAGGGTCCGCGGCATCCCTGCGGTGCCCCAGCGGATTCGCGTCCACTCCGGGGACCGGATCCTGCTCACCGTGGACATGGAACCGGTGGATCCACCGCGGTCCGGTGCGGAGATCCGACTGGGATGTGCGCTTCCCGCGGTCGTGGAGGCGCTGGCGGTGGGTGACCGCGTCCTGTTCGACGACGGGGTGATCTCCGCAGAGGTCGTCGAGACCGCCACGCCGGGTGCCACGGACGCCCCCTGGGCCAGGCTGGAGGTGGTGCGCTGCCGGGAGGGTGGCCGCTGGCTGGGGTCGGAGAAGGGGATCAATGTCCCGGGACTGGAGATGGACACCCCCGCGCTGACCGAGGAGGACCGACAGAGTCTCGACTTCGCGTCCCGACACGCCGATCTCGTGGCGCTGTCGTTCGTGCGGACCAGAAGGGACGTCGCCGACGCGGTCGAGGCCCTGGAATCCGCGGCCTCGGAGTCGGGGCGGGAGCTGGGACTGCTCCTCAAGATCGAGACCCGGCAGGCGTACCGGGCGCTACCGGACCTGCTGCTGGAGGCGATGCGTCACGAGCGGATCGGTGTGATGATCGCCCGCGGTGACCTCGCCGTCGAGATGGGTTTCGAGTCGCTCTCGGAGATTCCGCGCAACATCACGCTGATGTGCCAGGCGGCCCGCGTCCCGGTCGTCCTGGCGACGCAGGTGCTGGAGTCGTTGGCGAAGACCGGGATCCCGTCGCGCGCGGAGATCTCCGACGCCGGGTCCGCGCAGAGGTCCGAGTGCGTGATGCTCAACAAGGGGCCCTATGTGGCCGAGGCGATCGAGACCCTCGACGTGATCCACTCCCGGATGGGCCGGATCCAGCGGAAGGCGCTGCCACTGATGCGCCACGTCGACAGCTGGGACTGA
- a CDS encoding DUF4328 domain-containing protein has product MTSPRRTGQWRWVAHPPWRPPVPGARPPAPRHRSGPAWGDRTPTYPATPRWGLPPVAIPRRLESPRPPARPRIAAAAPGVVGVAGTWFAATAVVHALRYAVLAWYSERLTPWWVEATTTAVVWVAGVVAVVVGMAAAVAATAWLVDTRRRVFSPAPDPRRRAGLWVGCLVPVVNWFRIPVYLAELRVASRRAPTRAGLIRWWVALGVNGLAVALALWRGTGQGPQAAADTVLLTALAAAAAVWAARETRTVMRSFDEPPPRFTHRLLPRGIVNASPAREE; this is encoded by the coding sequence ATGACCTCACCGCGGCGGACCGGCCAGTGGCGATGGGTCGCGCACCCGCCGTGGCGCCCGCCCGTTCCGGGGGCGAGGCCACCGGCGCCCCGGCACCGCTCCGGGCCGGCGTGGGGGGATCGGACGCCCACCTACCCGGCCACGCCGAGGTGGGGCCTGCCACCGGTCGCCATCCCGCGTCGGCTCGAGTCCCCACGACCCCCGGCGCGCCCACGGATCGCCGCGGCCGCCCCCGGGGTCGTCGGAGTGGCGGGGACGTGGTTCGCCGCGACCGCCGTGGTCCACGCCCTCCGGTACGCGGTGCTGGCCTGGTACTCCGAGCGCCTCACCCCGTGGTGGGTGGAGGCCACGACGACCGCGGTCGTGTGGGTGGCGGGCGTGGTGGCCGTCGTCGTCGGTATGGCGGCGGCCGTCGCGGCGACCGCGTGGCTCGTCGACACCCGTCGCCGGGTGTTCTCGCCCGCCCCGGACCCGCGGAGACGGGCGGGCCTGTGGGTGGGGTGCCTGGTCCCCGTCGTCAACTGGTTCCGGATACCGGTGTACCTGGCCGAACTGCGGGTGGCGTCCCGCCGCGCTCCCACCCGGGCCGGGCTCATCCGCTGGTGGGTGGCGCTGGGCGTGAACGGACTGGCGGTCGCACTCGCGCTGTGGCGGGGCACGGGGCAGGGCCCGCAGGCCGCGGCGGACACGGTGCTCCTCACCGCGCTCGCGGCGGCGGCCGCGGTGTGGGCCGCGAGGGAGACCCGAACCGTCATGCGGAGTTTCGACGAGCCTCCCCCACGGTTCACCCACCGGCTTCTCCCGCGGGGGATCGTGAACGCGTCCCCGGCTCGAGAGGAGTGA
- a CDS encoding glycerophosphodiester phosphodiesterase family protein, translating to MTVPATTHPRSTVSTGSRVVAHRGASAEYPELTLIAYEKALEQGATALEVDVRLTADGVPVLLHDPRTTRVADRDLWVHSTTLDELSTLDLGSWHPVHRRSEPLLTLRSLLVMAEAYPHVKLFLETKHPVPTGGRVEVALRDELRYFGLDRPASHAESRALMMSFSVMAVRRFRQLAPQVPTVQLRERGNVLKSWPAEGFGAQLMGPSIGALRARPWLVDYWRSRGMGTYCWTVDDPADMLLCRDLGVEWVATNVPSRARAVLDGPARSS from the coding sequence GTGACGGTCCCCGCGACCACACATCCGAGGTCCACGGTGTCCACCGGGAGCAGGGTCGTCGCCCACCGGGGGGCGTCGGCCGAGTATCCGGAACTCACGCTCATCGCCTATGAGAAAGCCCTCGAACAGGGCGCGACGGCGCTCGAGGTGGATGTACGGCTCACCGCGGACGGAGTCCCCGTGCTCCTCCACGACCCGCGGACCACACGCGTGGCGGACCGCGACCTGTGGGTCCACTCCACCACCCTCGACGAGTTGTCGACCCTCGACCTCGGCTCCTGGCACCCGGTGCACCGCAGGTCCGAGCCGCTTCTCACCCTGCGCAGTCTCCTCGTCATGGCCGAGGCGTACCCGCACGTGAAGTTGTTCCTGGAGACCAAGCACCCCGTGCCCACCGGTGGTCGGGTCGAGGTCGCGCTCCGGGACGAGCTGAGGTACTTCGGGCTGGATCGCCCCGCCTCGCACGCCGAATCCCGGGCGCTCATGATGAGCTTCTCCGTGATGGCGGTACGACGGTTCCGGCAGTTGGCCCCGCAGGTTCCGACGGTGCAGCTGCGCGAGCGGGGCAACGTCCTCAAGTCGTGGCCGGCCGAGGGGTTCGGCGCCCAGTTGATGGGCCCCAGCATCGGGGCGCTCCGTGCGCGACCCTGGCTGGTCGACTACTGGAGGTCGCGGGGGATGGGCACCTACTGCTGGACCGTCGACGACCCGGCCGACATGCTCCTGTGTCGCGACCTCGGCGTGGAGTGGGTGGCGACCAACGTCCCGTCACGTGCCCGAGCCGTCCTGGACGGGCCCGCCCGCAGTTCCTGA